The Malus domestica chromosome 10, GDT2T_hap1 nucleotide sequence cacctcttccctttacctactctctctctctctctctctctaaacccacAATCTCAGAGATAGCAAAGCTCGTTGCTTTTCCCTCTCTCAGATTCTACCGCAATTTCATAAATCTGCATTGCTATATTTGGGGAATTTACATGGCGGGTTCCCAAAAATTCAGTCTCTGACACGCAATGTGAAGAGGATTTGAATTGCCCCTATCATGGTGGCTGCCGTTTCTGAAGCAGCTCCGGCCGGCCCACCGCCCAACCCCAAAGCCTCATCGGACCACCGCTCACGTCCCCATCTCCAAAACCCATCGAGGCCTCCTCTCTTACCTTCCGAGAAAGACAATGGCTTCGTTCAGAAGCGACCCAGAGGCCGGCAAGTCTCGTCGAAATACAtgtctccttctccttcttcttcttcaacctcGACTTCAACTTCTACGGTCTCGTCCTCTGCGTCTTCCAGAAGATGCCCATCTCCATTGCTCTCAAGGTCCATAAACTCCGTTTCGAACTCGACCCCGCTTCCGGCTCAGAAAAGGGCTCAATCAGTGGACCGGCGGCGACCCATTACACCTCGGACCTCCGGCGGCCTCCCCGAGGCGAGGCTGAGCAATGCCGGTTCTGAAGTCTCTGCCGCCACTCGGCTTTTGGTCACTTCCACTCGGAGCTTATCGGTTTCGTTCCAAGGTGAGGCCTTTTCGCTTCCGATTAGTAAGACTAAGGCTGCAGCCTCGCCGAGTGGGACTGCGGCGAGGAAGGCCACGCCTGAGAGACGCCGGTCGACCCCTGTGAGAGGAGATCAGGCTGAGAATTCTAAGCCCGGTGATCAGCACCGGTGGCCGGCCAGGACTAGACAATTGAGCTCGGGTGGGACTAATAACTTGTTGTCCAGGAGCATGGACTGCAGCTCGGACAACAGGAAGCTCAGTGGGATTGGATCTGGGATTGTGGGTCGAGCATTGCAGCAatccatgattgatgagagcaGAAGAGCTTCTTTTGATGGTAGATTGAGCTTGGATTTGGGGAATGCTGAGCTTTTGAAGGATGCTAGGCAAAACCCAGATGCTAATTCGGCTCATGAGTCTTCTGTGCCATCTGATCTCACTGCTTCTGATACAGACAGTGTTTCTTCTGGTAGCACCTCAGGTGTGCAGGATGCTGGTGGTGCCGAAAAGGGTCGAACCTTACCTCGTGGCATTGCTGTGTCAGCGAGGTTTTGGCAGGAGACTAATAGCCGGTTGAGGCGGTTGCAGGATCCCGGTTCGCCTTCATCAACAAGCCCTGTGTCTAGAGCAGGAGCAAAATTCGTTCAATCTCAATTGAAAAGGTTTAAT carries:
- the LOC103445032 gene encoding QWRF motif-containing protein 2, coding for MVAAVSEAAPAGPPPNPKASSDHRSRPHLQNPSRPPLLPSEKDNGFVQKRPRGRQVSSKYMSPSPSSSSTSTSTSTVSSSASSRRCPSPLLSRSINSVSNSTPLPAQKRAQSVDRRRPITPRTSGGLPEARLSNAGSEVSAATRLLVTSTRSLSVSFQGEAFSLPISKTKAAASPSGTAARKATPERRRSTPVRGDQAENSKPGDQHRWPARTRQLSSGGTNNLLSRSMDCSSDNRKLSGIGSGIVGRALQQSMIDESRRASFDGRLSLDLGNAELLKDARQNPDANSAHESSVPSDLTASDTDSVSSGSTSGVQDAGGAEKGRTLPRGIAVSARFWQETNSRLRRLQDPGSPSSTSPVSRAGAKFVQSQLKRFNGDVPLSSSSRTMASPTRVPTRPASPGKLWSSSSLSPSRGYSPSRRSSVESTLNKSYSGPAPSILSFSVDTRRGKMGEDRIVDAHMLRLLYNRYLQWRFVNARSDATFMVQRRNAEKNMWNAWVTTSELRHSVTLKKIKLLLLRQKLKLTSILRGQISYLEEWGLLERDHSSSLLGATEALQASTLRLPVVGKAMVDFQKLKEAVGSAADVMQTMASSICSLSSKVEEMNSLVCELMKVTTTERAVLEQCKDFLSTLSAMQVKDCSLRTHIIQLQRVPTRSLTTRV